A window from Roseburia sp. 499 encodes these proteins:
- a CDS encoding FHA domain-containing protein: MSNFVCESIVQSGRTSERLSYTLTDNNFFYQTAYKILQNQAGNTFISCYKSMWNGKVRLSYPIGNYHPIYSYKGQLLPEHVIEIITEICKNIDSFKMNGLIQPETIDLSYDSIFLDEYLAVHMICVPLAISSTPETQMSFELAMKSLLCEIIEKAQCQQDEGLLLLYQDCQDRKNTSEDIFRNLKMKKYSFGRSTNSNMQRIELWGITNGQNLQIDMEECILGKSPEYAHKVIAGSSSVSRKHCRIFWLNGQFYIEDMGSLNHTYVNGSLVKNGEYIPLQQGDVIQIADLEYEVR; the protein is encoded by the coding sequence ATGAGCAATTTCGTTTGTGAAAGTATTGTACAGTCAGGGCGTACTTCAGAGCGTTTGAGTTATACCTTGACCGATAATAATTTTTTTTACCAGACGGCATATAAGATTTTGCAGAATCAGGCAGGAAATACGTTTATTTCTTGCTATAAGTCTATGTGGAACGGAAAAGTGCGGCTAAGTTATCCGATTGGAAATTATCATCCTATTTATAGTTATAAGGGACAGCTTTTGCCGGAACATGTGATTGAGATTATTACAGAAATATGCAAAAATATAGATTCTTTTAAAATGAATGGATTGATACAGCCGGAAACGATTGATTTGTCTTATGATTCGATATTTTTAGATGAATATCTTGCAGTACATATGATATGTGTTCCACTGGCCATTTCTTCTACACCTGAGACGCAGATGTCTTTTGAACTGGCAATGAAAAGTTTACTATGTGAGATAATCGAAAAGGCACAGTGCCAACAGGACGAAGGGTTACTCCTACTTTATCAGGATTGCCAAGACAGAAAAAATACCTCAGAGGATATTTTTAGAAATTTAAAAATGAAGAAATATAGTTTTGGAAGAAGTACGAATAGTAATATGCAGAGAATAGAACTATGGGGAATTACCAATGGACAGAATCTGCAGATTGATATGGAAGAATGTATTCTAGGGAAGAGTCCGGAATATGCACATAAGGTAATTGCTGGGTCTAGTTCTGTCAGCAGGAAGCATTGTAGAATTTTTTGGTTGAACGGTCAGTTCTATATTGAAGATATGGGAAGTCTGAACCATACTTATGTCAATGGAAGCTTGGTGAAGAATGGGGAATATATTCCTTTGCAGCAAGGCGACGTGATACAGATTGCAGATTTGGAATATGAAGTACGATAA
- a CDS encoding AAA family ATPase, translating to MQSISMVLIDSDTKFVEGLEWKLLEELGERVELESITEQEYFDTYFEKPKNIDVLVVHEEQYLECVQKQNINLTFVLRENEIEMQEDNRICMLHKYMNLGEMVRRITEKISRRLNIQTNTDANRVTRGIMVYSPIGGAGKTTTALGLSVALSKQGKKVLYFNAENVQNFQWYMRDRNYAYEELAACIVNEDEHALSYLKNALGHEEFDYVRPLRQSVLAYGITEDNYFYFISRILEANVYDYIIFDVSSELTLFKTKLMAKCYRVVNVLQQDALSVYKTEEFLKNIDYSDDEKMLWICNNYEENHENRILGSEILQNCSIAEYVGKENMNGASITLENIRRSNLFQATAYLLG from the coding sequence ATGCAGAGTATATCAATGGTATTAATTGATAGTGATACAAAGTTTGTGGAAGGGCTGGAATGGAAGCTTCTGGAAGAATTGGGAGAAAGAGTTGAGCTAGAGTCCATAACAGAACAGGAGTATTTTGATACATATTTTGAAAAACCTAAGAATATAGATGTCCTGGTGGTTCATGAAGAACAGTATTTGGAGTGTGTACAAAAACAGAATATTAACCTGACTTTTGTACTTCGGGAAAATGAAATTGAGATGCAGGAGGATAACCGTATCTGTATGCTGCATAAATATATGAATCTGGGTGAGATGGTACGTCGTATTACAGAAAAGATAAGTCGGAGATTGAACATACAGACCAATACAGATGCCAATCGTGTTACCAGAGGAATTATGGTATATTCCCCTATTGGCGGTGCAGGAAAGACCACAACCGCATTAGGATTATCGGTTGCACTTTCCAAGCAGGGGAAGAAAGTATTATATTTTAATGCGGAAAATGTGCAGAATTTTCAATGGTATATGAGGGATAGGAATTATGCATATGAAGAATTGGCCGCATGCATCGTAAATGAGGACGAGCATGCTTTGTCCTATTTGAAAAATGCGTTGGGACATGAGGAATTTGATTATGTGAGACCGTTGCGACAGTCTGTACTGGCATATGGCATAACTGAGGATAATTATTTCTATTTCATCAGCCGGATTCTGGAGGCAAATGTATATGATTATATTATCTTCGACGTTTCTTCTGAATTAACACTGTTTAAGACAAAACTCATGGCAAAGTGTTACCGTGTGGTGAATGTTCTGCAGCAGGACGCATTATCAGTGTATAAAACAGAAGAATTTTTGAAAAATATTGATTATTCCGATGATGAGAAAATGCTTTGGATATGCAACAATTATGAAGAAAACCATGAGAATCGTATTCTGGGCAGCGAAATATTGCAAAATTGCAGTATTGCAGAGTACGTTGGAAAGGAAAATATGAATGGGGCATCCATTACATTAGAAAATATTCGTAGAAGTAACTTATTTCAGGCAACAGCATATCTGCTGGGTTAG
- a CDS encoding EsaB/YukD family protein: MENTIIMSLYLHKRQEIHDIEVPLDITANELLTALNQGYHLGIDLKDIRQCYLKTENPIALLKGNKTIEEYQLRNGTIINFTR, translated from the coding sequence ATGGAAAATACAATTATTATGTCACTTTATTTGCATAAAAGGCAAGAAATACATGATATAGAAGTACCTTTGGATATTACAGCAAATGAATTGCTGACGGCATTGAATCAAGGGTATCATCTGGGAATCGATTTGAAGGATATTAGACAGTGCTATTTGAAAACGGAGAATCCCATAGCCTTATTAAAGGGGAATAAGACCATAGAAGAATATCAGCTTAGAAATGGAACAATTATTAATTTTACAAGATAG